One stretch of Microvirga lotononidis DNA includes these proteins:
- a CDS encoding matrixin family metalloprotease: MPDYTAILSGQSWNNLSGRKANKTPVFLTYTFNPASFLAPWGWAKFGAADKALARKALKMWGDASGIRFIEVKGQEAELKFQWQPAWQEITAWAEFPELSRENFDDEGLVRKYLGGNVYLNTEARANLKGNTSYALYVLLHEIGHALGLKHPFHKMEYNKQLLKSELDHVSYTVMSYTGGDPGMQSAGLGSLDVQAIRALYGNPSQDGRQVAKWSWSASKQTLTQTGKSKADVIYGVAVKDVIKGQSGDDRIYSFEGDDTLFGGVGNDFLSGGDGHDRLFGEAGNDTLSGGFGDDILQGGAGNDVLSGGLSDDLLYGDTGSDVLKGGYSNDTLYGGLGNDTLTGGDGSDQFVFDVPFTGIDDTDTITDFNQNPDAFETEEDRIVLSSAVFSTLASGFLQAAAFVKGASAENPANRIIFDPGEQFLSYDPDGTGPLAAVRFAKLLGAVKLSASDFIVV; this comes from the coding sequence ATGCCGGACTACACAGCCATTCTCTCTGGCCAGAGCTGGAACAATTTGTCCGGCCGGAAGGCCAACAAGACCCCTGTTTTCCTGACCTATACCTTCAATCCCGCTTCTTTCCTCGCCCCCTGGGGCTGGGCGAAATTCGGGGCCGCCGACAAGGCGCTTGCCCGCAAAGCCCTGAAAATGTGGGGTGACGCCAGCGGAATTCGCTTCATCGAGGTCAAAGGCCAGGAAGCCGAATTGAAGTTCCAGTGGCAGCCGGCCTGGCAGGAAATCACCGCTTGGGCCGAATTCCCGGAACTGAGCCGGGAGAACTTCGACGACGAAGGGCTCGTTCGAAAGTATCTCGGCGGCAATGTTTATCTGAACACGGAAGCCCGAGCCAACCTCAAGGGGAACACGTCCTACGCGTTGTATGTCCTCCTTCATGAGATCGGCCACGCCCTCGGGCTCAAGCATCCCTTCCACAAGATGGAATACAACAAGCAATTGCTGAAGTCGGAACTCGATCACGTGAGTTACACCGTGATGAGCTACACGGGCGGCGACCCTGGTATGCAGTCGGCGGGGCTAGGCAGCCTCGACGTTCAGGCGATCCGTGCCCTGTACGGCAACCCTTCGCAGGATGGGCGTCAGGTTGCGAAATGGAGCTGGAGCGCATCGAAGCAAACCCTCACCCAGACCGGCAAGAGCAAAGCGGATGTCATTTATGGCGTCGCCGTCAAGGACGTCATCAAGGGCCAATCCGGTGACGACAGGATCTACAGTTTCGAGGGCGACGACACGCTCTTTGGAGGTGTCGGCAACGATTTCCTGAGCGGCGGGGACGGCCACGACAGACTGTTCGGCGAAGCCGGCAACGACACCTTGAGCGGCGGCTTCGGCGACGACATCCTGCAAGGCGGAGCGGGCAATGACGTCCTGAGCGGGGGGCTGAGCGATGATCTGCTGTACGGAGACACCGGCAGCGATGTCCTGAAAGGCGGATACAGCAACGACACGCTCTATGGAGGGCTGGGGAACGATACCCTCACAGGCGGGGACGGCAGCGACCAGTTCGTCTTCGACGTTCCGTTCACCGGAATCGACGACACCGACACGATCACGGACTTCAACCAGAATCCGGATGCATTCGAAACGGAGGAAGACCGGATCGTCCTTTCCTCGGCGGTCTTCAGCACTCTCGCAAGTGGCTTCCTGCAGGCGGCGGCCTTCGTGAAGGGAGCGTCCGCGGAGAACCCGGCGAACAGGATCATCTTCGATCCGGGAGAGCAATTCCTTTCCTACGACCCGGACGGCACCGGCCCCTTGGCTGCGGTGCGTTTTGCAAAGCTCCTGGGCGCGGTGAAGCTCAGCGCCTCGGACTTCATCGTCGTCTAG
- the prfB gene encoding peptide chain release factor 2 (programmed frameshift) encodes MRAEIQHLVEETKQSVGLLRRHLDWDTAQRRLAELNAQAEDPNLWNDADAAQKIMRERTSLEDQITAVKRLEQDLEDAITLIELGEAEEDEATIREGEETIRGLQAEAARRQVETLLSGEADANDTYVEVHSGAGGTESQDWANMLQRMYARWAERRKYKVELLEITDGEEAGIKSATLLIKGLNAYGWLKTESGVHRLVRISPYDSNARRHTSFASVWVYPVVDDRINIEIKESDCRIDTFRSSGAGGQHVNTTDSAVRITHIPSGIVVACQQERSQHKNRATAWNMLRARLYEAELKKREEKANAEAAAKTDIGWGHQIRSYVLQPYQMVKDLRTGAQSTSPQDVLDGDLDPFMEASLAQRVYGGGAEVEDID; translated from the exons ATGCGCGCCGAAATTCAACATCTCGTAGAAGAGACCAAGCAGTCAGTCGGGCTGCTGAGGAGGCATCTT GACTGGGATACTGCCCAGCGACGCCTCGCGGAACTGAACGCCCAGGCCGAGGATCCCAACCTCTGGAACGATGCCGACGCCGCGCAGAAGATCATGCGCGAGCGCACGTCGCTGGAGGACCAGATCACGGCCGTGAAGCGCCTCGAGCAGGACCTCGAAGACGCCATCACGTTGATCGAACTCGGTGAGGCCGAAGAAGACGAGGCCACGATCCGGGAGGGTGAGGAGACGATCCGCGGCCTTCAGGCCGAGGCGGCGCGTCGCCAGGTCGAGACCCTTCTCTCGGGCGAGGCGGATGCCAACGACACCTATGTGGAAGTGCATTCGGGCGCCGGCGGCACCGAAAGCCAGGACTGGGCCAACATGCTCCAGCGCATGTATGCCCGCTGGGCCGAGCGTCGGAAGTACAAGGTCGAGCTGCTCGAAATCACCGACGGGGAAGAGGCCGGCATCAAGAGCGCCACGCTCCTGATCAAGGGCCTCAACGCCTATGGCTGGCTCAAGACCGAGTCGGGCGTGCACCGCCTCGTGCGCATCTCGCCCTACGATTCGAACGCCCGCCGCCATACGAGCTTCGCCTCGGTGTGGGTCTATCCGGTGGTGGACGACCGCATCAACATCGAGATCAAGGAATCCGACTGCCGCATCGACACGTTCCGCTCTTCGGGCGCCGGTGGCCAGCACGTGAACACCACCGACTCGGCCGTACGCATCACGCATATTCCGAGCGGCATCGTCGTGGCCTGCCAGCAGGAGCGCTCCCAGCACAAGAACCGGGCGACCGCCTGGAACATGCTGCGCGCCCGCCTCTACGAGGCGGAACTGAAGAAGCGCGAGGAGAAGGCCAATGCCGAGGCCGCCGCGAAGACGGATATCGGCTGGGGCCACCAGATCCGCTCCTACGTGCTGCAGCCCTACCAGATGGTGAAGGACCTGCGCACCGGCGCCCAGTCGACGAGCCCGCAGGACGTGCTCGATGGCGACCTGGACCCCTTCATGGAAGCCTCGCTCGCCCAACGCGTCTATGGCGGCGGTGCCGAGGTCGAGGACATCGATTAA
- a CDS encoding penicillin-binding protein 1A — protein MRFVLRFFGFLFSVGAIFFLIGAVGLAYGFWFYSKDLPDHAQLANYEPPVMTRIHAADGSLIAEYARERRLYVPIQAVPKLVIGAFLSAEDKNFYKHVGVDPEGLVRAVVANLRSGGSREQGASTITQQVAKNFLVGNERSYERKIREALIALRMESTFSKDKILELYLNEIFLGTLTPGRNLHGIAAAALDYFGKSIHELTIAEAAYIAALPKGPNNYHPFRQRKAATDRRNWVIDRMAANGYISKEDAEAAQKEPLNVKPRVVSPNSIASGYFAEGVRRDIAERYGEETLYEGGLLIRSTLDPKMQAMARKALVDGLVRFDEARGWRGSQQKIDLAGREWGQALAEVSSLGDVQPWRLAVVLEVAGGRAKIGLQPKREASGQVGKDRETGLVTADGVKWTRRPVERAVAVGDVVYVEPLADKQGQFRLRQIPEISGAIVAMDPNTGRVHAMVGGFSYDQSEFNRAVQAMRQPGSSFKPIVYATALDNGYTPSNQIMDSPFVLDMGPGQAAWAPSNYDGKAGGLRTLRYGIEHSKNLMTVRLANEVGMPAISEYARRFGVYDDLLPLLSMSLGAGETTVMRMTAAYSMFANGGRRIKPTLIDQIQDRNGRTLYRHDDRKCNGCDADKWDGGAAPKLTETREQVLDPLTAYQITSILEGVVQRGTAQSVKAVGKPLAGKTGTTNDAKDVWFVGFSPDLAVGVFLGYDQPKSLGNAATAGQYAAPVFRDFMQMALKDKPATPFRVPAGIKLIRVNSATGTRAGGEGGGTILEAFKPGQAPPEYVPPEPSAEEVPQAEYVPAPPPGGQRAVGVGPGGLY, from the coding sequence ATGCGCTTCGTCCTACGATTTTTCGGCTTCCTCTTCAGCGTTGGAGCGATCTTCTTCCTGATCGGCGCCGTGGGGCTCGCCTATGGGTTCTGGTTCTATTCGAAGGACCTGCCGGATCACGCCCAGCTGGCCAATTACGAGCCGCCGGTGATGACCCGCATCCATGCGGCCGACGGGAGTCTGATCGCCGAATACGCCCGTGAGCGCCGCCTCTACGTGCCGATCCAGGCCGTGCCCAAGCTCGTAATCGGGGCATTCCTCTCGGCCGAGGACAAGAACTTCTACAAGCATGTCGGCGTCGATCCCGAGGGGTTGGTGCGCGCCGTCGTAGCCAATCTCCGCTCCGGCGGGTCGAGGGAGCAGGGCGCTTCGACCATCACCCAGCAGGTCGCCAAGAACTTCCTCGTCGGCAACGAGAGGAGCTACGAGCGCAAGATCCGCGAGGCGCTGATCGCCCTGCGCATGGAATCGACCTTCTCGAAGGACAAGATCCTCGAACTCTATCTCAACGAGATCTTCCTCGGCACCCTGACCCCGGGCCGCAACCTGCACGGCATCGCGGCCGCGGCGCTCGACTATTTCGGCAAATCCATCCACGAGCTGACCATCGCGGAAGCCGCCTACATCGCGGCCCTGCCCAAGGGGCCGAACAACTACCATCCCTTCCGTCAGCGCAAGGCCGCGACCGACCGCCGGAACTGGGTGATCGACCGCATGGCCGCCAACGGCTACATCTCGAAGGAGGACGCGGAGGCGGCCCAGAAGGAGCCCCTCAACGTCAAGCCGCGGGTCGTGTCCCCGAACAGCATCGCGTCCGGCTACTTCGCCGAGGGCGTGCGGCGCGACATCGCCGAGCGCTACGGCGAGGAGACCCTCTACGAGGGCGGCCTGCTCATCCGCTCGACCCTCGATCCCAAGATGCAGGCCATGGCCCGCAAGGCCCTGGTCGACGGCCTCGTGCGCTTCGACGAGGCGCGCGGCTGGCGCGGATCCCAGCAGAAGATCGACCTCGCGGGCCGGGAATGGGGCCAGGCCCTGGCGGAAGTGTCGTCCCTCGGCGACGTGCAGCCCTGGCGTCTGGCCGTCGTGCTGGAGGTGGCCGGTGGGCGCGCGAAGATCGGCCTGCAGCCGAAGCGCGAGGCGTCCGGGCAGGTCGGCAAGGATCGCGAGACCGGCCTCGTGACGGCCGACGGGGTGAAATGGACCCGCCGGCCCGTCGAGCGCGCCGTAGCCGTGGGCGATGTCGTCTACGTGGAGCCGCTGGCCGACAAGCAGGGCCAGTTCCGCCTGCGCCAGATCCCCGAGATTTCGGGCGCGATCGTGGCCATGGATCCCAACACGGGCCGCGTCCACGCCATGGTGGGCGGCTTCTCCTACGACCAGAGCGAGTTCAACCGGGCGGTCCAGGCCATGCGCCAGCCGGGTTCCTCGTTCAAGCCGATCGTCTACGCGACCGCGCTCGACAATGGCTATACGCCGTCGAACCAGATCATGGATTCGCCCTTCGTGCTCGACATGGGTCCCGGCCAGGCAGCCTGGGCGCCGTCCAACTACGACGGCAAGGCGGGCGGGCTGCGGACCCTGCGCTACGGCATCGAGCATTCCAAGAACCTGATGACCGTGCGTCTCGCCAACGAGGTCGGCATGCCGGCCATCTCGGAATATGCCCGTCGCTTCGGCGTCTATGACGACCTGCTGCCGCTCCTCTCCATGTCGCTCGGCGCCGGCGAGACTACGGTCATGCGCATGACGGCGGCTTATTCCATGTTCGCCAATGGCGGTCGCCGCATCAAGCCGACCCTGATCGACCAGATCCAGGACCGCAATGGCCGGACGCTCTACCGTCACGACGACCGCAAGTGCAACGGCTGCGATGCGGACAAGTGGGACGGCGGCGCGGCGCCCAAGCTGACCGAGACTCGCGAACAGGTCCTCGATCCGCTCACCGCCTACCAGATCACTTCGATCCTCGAAGGCGTGGTCCAGCGCGGCACGGCCCAGTCGGTCAAGGCCGTCGGCAAGCCGCTCGCCGGCAAGACCGGCACCACCAACGACGCCAAGGACGTGTGGTTCGTGGGCTTCTCGCCCGATCTCGCCGTCGGGGTGTTCCTCGGCTACGACCAGCCGAAATCCCTCGGCAACGCGGCGACGGCGGGCCAGTACGCAGCACCGGTCTTCCGCGACTTCATGCAGATGGCGCTCAAGGACAAGCCGGCGACCCCGTTCCGCGTGCCTGCGGGCATCAAGCTGATCCGGGTCAATTCCGCTACTGGCACCCGCGCGGGCGGCGAGGGCGGCGGCACGATCCTCGAAGCGTTCAAGCCGGGCCAGGCGCCGCCGGAATACGTGCCGCCGGAGCCTTCGGCGGAAGAGGTCCCGCAGGCCGAGTACGTTCCGGCTCCTCCGCCAGGGGGACAGCGGGCCGTGGGCGTGGGCCCGGGCGGATTGTACTGA
- a CDS encoding N-acetylmuramoyl-L-alanine amidase, with product MPIFPFIRLAGACLVMALVTFGSDHARAAGEGAKTGSPAIAAAVTVESEGAKTRFKVTLSKPVMAQVSLMERPDRVIIDLPEVAFHLPQEAGRGKEGLIASYRYGLFAPGRSRVVMELTQPAVVSGMTTAPDATGAATILTIELSRTERDEFHRAAVENSAATKEASAPPVAQDAKDARPVIVIDPGHGGIDPGANASSGNVYEKDLVLAFAQRLKRKLEENGRYRIVMTRDEDVFVTLGDRVRAARGVQADLFISIHADSISGGQEVRGLTVYTGAERASDADSARLADRENKADAVAGVESRDIPDDVSDILMELTLRETRSFSHGFASRLVGEFDSVARLNKNPHRQARFQVLRAHDVPSVLVELGYLSSQKDLDLLMSEEWRAKMVSAMSVAVDRFFAARFARRGAAAVLP from the coding sequence ATGCCCATTTTTCCCTTCATCCGCCTTGCCGGCGCATGCCTCGTGATGGCCCTCGTGACCTTCGGGAGCGATCATGCCCGTGCGGCCGGAGAGGGCGCCAAGACCGGCTCTCCCGCCATCGCGGCTGCCGTCACCGTCGAGTCGGAGGGGGCGAAAACTCGTTTTAAGGTTACCCTGTCCAAACCGGTGATGGCACAGGTCTCGCTCATGGAGCGCCCGGACCGGGTCATCATCGACCTGCCTGAGGTCGCCTTCCATCTCCCGCAGGAGGCCGGGCGCGGCAAGGAAGGACTCATCGCGTCCTACCGCTATGGTCTCTTCGCTCCGGGCCGCTCGCGGGTCGTCATGGAACTGACGCAGCCTGCCGTGGTCTCGGGCATGACGACCGCGCCCGATGCCACGGGCGCCGCGACGATCCTGACCATCGAGCTCTCCCGGACCGAGCGGGACGAGTTCCACAGGGCGGCGGTCGAGAATTCGGCGGCCACGAAGGAGGCTTCGGCGCCACCGGTCGCCCAGGATGCCAAGGATGCCCGTCCGGTCATCGTGATCGATCCGGGCCATGGCGGCATCGATCCCGGGGCGAACGCGTCCTCGGGGAACGTCTACGAGAAGGACCTGGTGCTGGCATTCGCCCAGCGGCTCAAGCGGAAGCTGGAGGAGAACGGGCGCTACAGGATCGTCATGACCCGCGACGAGGACGTGTTCGTCACTCTCGGCGACCGGGTTCGCGCCGCTCGTGGCGTCCAGGCCGATCTGTTCATCTCCATCCATGCGGATTCGATCTCCGGCGGCCAGGAGGTGAGGGGGCTGACGGTCTATACCGGCGCCGAACGGGCCTCGGACGCCGATTCTGCCCGCCTTGCCGACCGCGAAAACAAGGCCGACGCGGTGGCCGGGGTCGAATCGCGCGACATTCCCGACGACGTGTCCGACATCCTGATGGAGCTGACTTTGCGGGAAACGCGAAGCTTCTCCCACGGCTTCGCCAGCCGTCTCGTCGGCGAGTTCGATTCCGTCGCCCGGCTCAACAAGAACCCTCACCGGCAGGCCCGTTTCCAGGTGCTGCGGGCGCATGACGTCCCGTCCGTCCTGGTCGAACTCGGCTATCTGTCGAGCCAAAAAGACCTGGACCTGTTGATGTCCGAGGAATGGCGCGCCAAAATGGTCTCGGCCATGTCGGTCGCGGTGGATCGCTTTTTCGCCGCGCGGTTTGCCCGCAGGGGCGCTGCCGCAGTTTTACCATAG